In Gloeocapsopsis sp. IPPAS B-1203, a single genomic region encodes these proteins:
- a CDS encoding iron-siderophore ABC transporter substrate-binding protein encodes MGETCVPNEPQRIIIISYEILGHAPTLGVKPIGSNALRGELNATYISDQSYLGNRVEGIKNIGFVRSPNVEKILELKPDLILAWEDAEQSYPMLSKIAPTVIISTDLIEENWKKGFDVIAKLLGKEEAQQVLHRYNQRIEQLNMALGNNYQNKTISVAFSYGQNAYIYVKNSFIGSILEDLGLKRPPAQNVSVDGSRIDGISEERLDLIDGDILFFGVSDLGHLEAYENLKQKPLWKNLKAVQKGRFIFLVLMHGQEIAHLQLIL; translated from the coding sequence ATGGGTGAAACTTGTGTTCCGAATGAACCTCAACGAATTATTATCATTTCCTACGAGATACTAGGTCACGCGCCTACTCTGGGTGTTAAACCAATTGGCAGTAATGCTTTACGTGGAGAGTTAAATGCAACCTACATAAGCGATCAATCTTACCTGGGCAATAGGGTAGAAGGAATCAAGAATATAGGCTTTGTACGTTCTCCCAATGTGGAGAAAATTTTGGAACTTAAACCTGATTTAATTTTGGCATGGGAAGATGCTGAACAAAGCTATCCTATGCTTTCAAAAATTGCTCCAACCGTCATAATCTCAACGGACTTAATAGAAGAAAACTGGAAAAAAGGATTTGACGTTATTGCCAAATTATTAGGCAAAGAAGAAGCACAGCAAGTTTTACATCGCTACAACCAACGCATTGAACAATTAAACATGGCTCTAGGTAATAACTATCAAAATAAAACAATTTCTGTTGCTTTTTCTTACGGTCAGAACGCATACATCTATGTGAAAAACTCCTTTATAGGTTCTATCCTCGAAGATTTAGGGCTAAAACGTCCCCCAGCACAAAATGTTTCTGTGGATGGTAGTAGGATAGACGGCATCTCTGAAGAACGGCTAGACCTAATAGACGGTGATATCTTATTTTTTGGAGTTTCCGATTTAGGACATTTAGAAGCCTATGAGAACTTGAAACAAAAACCTCTTTGGAAAAACCTAAAAGCTGTTCAAAAAGGCAGGTTTATCTTTTTGGTGTTAATGCATGGGCAGGAAATAGCCCACTTGCAGCTAATATTGTGA